In Mucilaginibacter auburnensis, the genomic stretch GGCATTACCAAAAAACTGGTTGGCTTTGAAATGCTGGAAAGAGGCATCCCAAGGCATGATTATGAGATAACAGATGCCGATGGCAACACAATAGGCAGGGTTACCTCCGGCACACAATCTCCATCATTACAAAAAGCTATTGGTATGGGTTATGTACCTACGGCTTTTGCTAAAGAAGGTACCGAGATCTTTATCAAAATAAGAGATAACAAAATTAAAGCAAAAGTGGTTAAACCACCGTTTGCCCCCTAAGGGGGAACTTCCCATCATTTAAATTAAAAAATTGAATAAAGATACTAATAACACTCCCCCTTCAGGGGGCCGGGGGGCTGGGGCTAAACTACAGGTTTGCCTTACTCCTGCTCTTATACCCCTGTATAAGGTTGAGGATTATATCGTGGTCATCATTGATATTTTCAGGGCTACTACCTCTATTTGCTACGGCATTGAAAACGGTGCTGAAGCAATCATTCCCGTATCAAAGGTAGAAGAGTGCAGCG encodes the following:
- a CDS encoding glycine cleavage T C-terminal barrel domain-containing protein — its product is GITKKLVGFEMLERGIPRHDYEITDADGNTIGRVTSGTQSPSLQKAIGMGYVPTAFAKEGTEIFIKIRDNKIKAKVVKPPFAP